A region of Malaciobacter marinus DNA encodes the following proteins:
- a CDS encoding LemA family protein — MSLFFYTIIFVIGLILYRSYSNIISNKNFGDAAYANIDVQLKKRYDLIPNILTIAKKYMDHEKNVLVDITNIRTKLERNYKENDNNKNIQERFKLEDELDLKMKELNISLENYPDLYSHKLLIEAQQSYSEVERNISAARRNYNQSIAYLKNSIEIYPGKFINDAFLKVKSKPMFEIKDEEKKEIKAEDYL, encoded by the coding sequence ATGAGTTTGTTTTTTTATACTATTATATTTGTAATAGGGTTGATATTATATAGAAGTTATTCTAACATAATATCAAATAAAAATTTTGGTGATGCAGCATATGCAAATATTGATGTTCAATTAAAAAAGAGGTATGACCTAATTCCAAATATTTTAACAATTGCAAAAAAATACATGGACCATGAAAAGAACGTATTAGTTGATATTACAAATATACGTACAAAACTTGAAAGAAACTACAAAGAAAATGATAATAATAAAAATATACAAGAGAGATTTAAATTAGAAGATGAGTTAGATTTAAAGATGAAAGAATTAAATATTTCTTTGGAGAATTATCCTGACTTATATTCTCATAAATTGTTAATAGAAGCTCAACAATCTTATAGTGAAGTAGAAAGAAATATATCTGCTGCAAGAAGAAACTATAATCAATCTATTGCATATTTAAAAAATAGTATTGAAATATATCCTGGAAAATTCATAAATGATGCTTTTTTAAAAGTAAAATCAAAACCAATGTTTGAGATAAAAGATGAAGAAAAGAAAGAGATAAAAGCAGAAGACTATTTATGA
- a CDS encoding ankyrin repeat domain-containing protein: MECPHCKEEGLSFFDVNTFSSKEKILTCRICNKQSYYPNLKFNEENPIIFIVVSVLFFVSYLLAPPLKITVLIIMLFIIFNMLFTRKVYAFNTQEELELLKKSFLPQEEIIDDRLKDYPEALEYYENNNAFKLAIFYEEILKDYEKAILWYEKAYMQGNENSLNIIGLIYKNKLNDNDKAKEFFIESVKIGNLDSMQNLALFYHTILNDNVRASAYYIALIDIKYSKDEVLKILREDLNIDDETIKKGYELQLTMPRLPRRYKGKLNLKINISEDSSLEKKDKKTIKNKPNKYKLDGKKTIPFLLLLVIVVLGFILYIYPYGYDEELENYPHAKLLYENRDDANSTFELALFYLNHGKKEKAIYWFKKSVDQENPMAAIRLAYTEENKKEYWFNEAYKLGFDPFSLYKLDRRNSKKWLNIAYENGNCEAVKIKIKEYKKAYIRDVNNNFNPISLAYAEKEFGEKLASYRRFYFSGCKELAYNIGELYFINQTSYLRTLPLSGGSTMMYLDKIDNNIKSSTRENIKEAKKWFRKGVENGDLASKKILGILNKDKTLKKTTNINNVNTIKKVEKPISNNNSNVDYYGITDKDVTDYYNKIRGNNPYLDKSSDLYDSTQDPKSRFYNNKFVKKYIYFKRKYKNNPKEKVDEIGYSELMNAIDDKKYIRVKVLLENGANINHYSPDGRTPLIRAIFSKDLKIFNLLLKYKPELNLVTSNIMKEPIFVALGFGQYSMVKRLIDAGADINVTDEFNNSLLHLCVNRYSQTSKSIFLDIAKRLINKKIDFTIKNDNGYTALEVAKLRKNESFIKILDNNKSKINNAGL, encoded by the coding sequence ATGGAATGTCCACATTGTAAAGAAGAAGGTCTGTCTTTTTTTGATGTCAATACTTTTAGTAGTAAAGAAAAAATATTAACTTGCAGAATATGTAATAAACAATCTTACTATCCAAATTTAAAATTCAATGAAGAAAATCCTATTATATTTATTGTTGTCTCTGTTTTGTTTTTCGTAAGTTATCTTTTAGCTCCTCCATTAAAAATAACAGTACTTATAATAATGTTATTTATAATTTTTAATATGTTATTTACTAGAAAAGTTTATGCTTTTAATACGCAAGAAGAATTAGAACTTCTAAAAAAATCTTTTTTACCTCAAGAAGAGATTATTGATGATAGATTAAAGGATTATCCTGAAGCATTAGAATATTATGAAAATAATAATGCTTTTAAATTAGCAATATTTTATGAAGAAATATTAAAAGATTATGAAAAAGCAATTTTATGGTATGAAAAAGCTTATATGCAAGGTAATGAAAATTCACTAAATATTATAGGACTTATTTATAAAAATAAATTAAATGATAATGATAAAGCAAAAGAGTTTTTCATAGAATCAGTAAAAATAGGAAATCTTGATTCTATGCAAAATTTAGCACTTTTTTATCATACGATTTTAAATGATAATGTAAGAGCAAGTGCTTATTATATAGCATTAATTGATATAAAATATTCAAAAGATGAAGTTTTAAAAATCTTAAGAGAAGATCTTAACATTGATGATGAAACAATAAAAAAAGGCTACGAACTACAACTAACAATGCCAAGACTTCCAAGAAGATATAAAGGAAAACTTAATTTAAAAATAAATATAAGTGAAGATAGTAGTTTAGAAAAAAAAGATAAAAAAACTATTAAAAATAAACCTAATAAATATAAATTAGATGGAAAAAAAACAATACCTTTCTTACTACTTCTAGTAATAGTAGTACTAGGTTTTATCTTATATATATATCCTTATGGATATGATGAAGAGTTAGAAAATTACCCACATGCAAAATTGTTATATGAAAATAGAGATGATGCTAATTCAACTTTTGAATTAGCATTATTTTATCTTAACCATGGCAAAAAAGAAAAAGCTATATATTGGTTCAAAAAATCAGTAGATCAAGAAAATCCAATGGCTGCAATAAGATTAGCATATACTGAAGAAAATAAAAAAGAGTATTGGTTTAATGAAGCTTATAAGCTAGGTTTTGATCCATTTAGTTTATATAAATTAGATAGAAGAAATTCTAAAAAATGGTTAAATATTGCTTATGAGAATGGTAATTGCGAAGCTGTAAAAATCAAAATTAAAGAATATAAAAAAGCATATATACGTGATGTTAATAATAATTTTAATCCTATTTCACTTGCTTATGCAGAAAAAGAATTTGGTGAAAAACTAGCTTCTTATAGAAGATTTTATTTCTCAGGTTGTAAAGAACTTGCTTATAATATTGGTGAACTTTATTTTATAAATCAGACTAGTTATTTAAGAACTTTACCTCTAAGTGGAGGAAGTACTATGATGTATCTAGATAAAATTGATAATAATATTAAATCTTCAACAAGAGAAAATATAAAAGAAGCTAAAAAATGGTTTAGAAAAGGAGTTGAGAACGGAGACCTAGCATCAAAAAAAATACTAGGTATTTTAAATAAAGATAAGACACTAAAAAAAACTACAAATATCAATAATGTAAATACTATAAAAAAAGTTGAAAAACCTATTTCAAATAATAATTCTAATGTAGATTATTATGGGATTACAGATAAAGACGTAACTGATTATTATAATAAAATAAGAGGGAATAATCCTTATTTAGATAAGTCTTCAGATCTTTATGATTCAACACAAGATCCAAAATCCAGATTTTATAATAATAAATTTGTAAAAAAATATATTTACTTTAAAAGAAAATATAAAAATAATCCAAAAGAAAAAGTTGATGAAATTGGTTATTCTGAGCTTATGAATGCAATTGATGATAAAAAATATATTAGAGTAAAAGTCCTTTTGGAAAATGGAGCAAATATTAATCATTATTCTCCAGATGGAAGAACACCATTAATTAGAGCTATATTTAGTAAAGATTTAAAAATATTTAATTTACTACTAAAGTACAAACCTGAATTAAATTTAGTAACAAGTAATATTATGAAAGAACCTATTTTTGTTGCACTTGGCTTTGGTCAATATAGTATGGTAAAAAGATTAATTGATGCAGGAGCAGATATTAATGTTACTGATGAGTTTAATAATTCATTATTACATTTATGTGTTAATCGTTATTCCCAGACATCAAAAAGTATCTTTTTAGATATTGCTAAAAGATTAATAAATAAAAAAATTGATTTTACTATTAAAAATGATAATGGCTATACAGCTTTAGAAGTTGCTAAATTAAGGAAGAATGAATCGTTTATCAAAATATTAGATAACAATAAATCTAAAATAAATAATGCAGGATTATAA